Part of the Desulfobulbaceae bacterium genome is shown below.
CGAACGGTGTTGAATACCGGCACCCCGTCCATCTCCTGACCACCCTTACCCGGGGTGACACCGGCCACCACCTTGGTGCCGTATGCCAGGCACTGCCGAGCATGAAACTGCCCTTCCCTACCGGTAATGCCCTGAACCAAAACTCTGGTCTCCGCATTGACAAAGATACTCATGACCGGCCTCCTACGGCAATACCAGCGATAGCGGCAGCCGCTTGTTCGAGGCCACTGACGGTCACCAGGTTGAGCCCCGACTCGATCAGTATCCTGCGGCCCTCATCAACATTAGTACCCTCCATCCGAACGATAACCGGCACGGCAATGGCAGTGCGCCGAGCCGCCTCCACCACCCCTCGGGCCAGGACGTCACAACGCAAAATGCCACCAAAGATGTTGACCAGAATAGCCTTGACCTTGGGCTCCCTGAGGATAAGCCGAAAACCCTGCTCCACCATCTCGGCGCTGGCACCGCCGCCAACATCGAGAAAATTGGCAGGCTCGGCGCCAGCCTGCTTGATCATGTCCATGGTGGCCATGGCAAGTCCCGCACCATTAACCATATTGCCGATATCACCAGCCATGCCGATATAATTAAGGCCTGCGGAACGAGCCTCCCGCTCAAGCTCCGGCTCTTCATCCGGATCGCGCAGCTCCAGGAGTTCAGAGTGCCGAAAAAGAGCGTTATCGTCAAACTCCACCTTGGCATCAAGAGCGGCAAAACAACCACCCTTGGTCACTGCTAGAGGGTTGATCTCCAACATCAGACACTCGTAGGTGGTAAAAAACCGATAAAGCCCTTGACAGAGGGCATTAAATCCCCGATGAAGGGAAGGATCAAGCCCGAGGCCAAAGGCCAACTGCCGCAGATGATGACTTGAGAGTCCGATGAGCGGATCGATGGTCACCGAAACCATCAGCTCGGGCGAGCGCGCAGCCACCTCTTCAATATCCATCCCGCCAGAGGCACAAGCCAGGAACGTAAAGGCCGCCGCAGCCCGATCGACCACCAGGCTCAGATAGAGTTCACGGCTGATGTCAATCCCATCCTCAATCAGCACCTTATGCACTGTCTTGCCCTCAGGCCCGGTCTGCGGGGTAACAAGGCTCATGCCCAGGATGGCTTTCGCCGCATCGACCGCCTCATCAAAGTCGCGAGCCACCTGAACACCACCGCCCTTGCCGCGCCCCCCGGCATGGACTTGAGCCTTGACCACCAAAGGGAATGAGGCACGACGGGCAACAATCGCCCGAACGGCGTCGACGGTTTCGGCAACCTCGCCGCCAGGGGCAAAGACCCCAAATTGGCGAAGAAGTTCCTTGGTTTGATATTCATGGATCTTCACTTTTTAGGATACCCCATACCGTGCAGAGTCTCGGTGATCTCGTCAAGAATAACCGGATCGTCGATGGTCGAGGGCATCCGATACTCCTTACCATTGACAATGGCCCTCATGGTACCCCGGAGAATTTTGCCGGAACGGGTCTTGGGCAACCGGTTGACCACCGCGGTCTCCTTGTAGCAGGCAATGGGTCCAATCTGTTCCCGCATCATCTTGGCCAGGGATTTCTTCAACTCCTCACAATCGGGGTTGACTCCATCTTTTAAAACCACCAGACCCACCGGCAGCTGACCCTTGAGGGTGTCGTCGGCGCCAAAGACCGCGCACTCGGCCACGGCAGGATGAGTGGCGATAACCTCCTCCATAGCGCCAGTGGAAAGCCTATGGCCGGCGATATTGATAACATCGTCCACCCTACCCATAACATAGAGATAGCCATCTTCGTCCTTATACCCGCTGTCACTGGTTTCATAATACCCTGGGAACCGACCCATATAGGCGCTGATAAACTTCTCATCGGCCTGATACAAGGTGGGCAGGGTACCGGGAGGCAAGGGCAATTTAATGACCACATACCCTTCGTCGTGAGGACCCATCTCCTTGCCCTGATCATTGAGGATACGGACGTCGTATCCCGGCACGGCCACGGTCGGTGAGCCCGGCTTGATCGGCAACTGCTCGATGCCCATACAGTTAGCGGCGATTGGCCAGCCCGTTTCCGTCTGCCACCAATGGTC
Proteins encoded:
- the sucC gene encoding ADP-forming succinate--CoA ligase subunit beta, which gives rise to MKIHEYQTKELLRQFGVFAPGGEVAETVDAVRAIVARRASFPLVVKAQVHAGGRGKGGGVQVARDFDEAVDAAKAILGMSLVTPQTGPEGKTVHKVLIEDGIDISRELYLSLVVDRAAAAFTFLACASGGMDIEEVAARSPELMVSVTIDPLIGLSSHHLRQLAFGLGLDPSLHRGFNALCQGLYRFFTTYECLMLEINPLAVTKGGCFAALDAKVEFDDNALFRHSELLELRDPDEEPELEREARSAGLNYIGMAGDIGNMVNGAGLAMATMDMIKQAGAEPANFLDVGGGASAEMVEQGFRLILREPKVKAILVNIFGGILRCDVLARGVVEAARRTAIAVPVIVRMEGTNVDEGRRILIESGLNLVTVSGLEQAAAAIAGIAVGGRS